TCCGCGAGGACGGCCGCCGCGGCGTTCTTGCCGTTGAGCGCGATCACGCTGCCGCCGGGGTGAGTGGCCGCGCCGCACAGGTACAGCCCGGGGATCGGGGTGCGCGGCGTCAGCCGGTTCTCCCACATCTGGTCCGGCCGCACCTCACCTTGGAAGATGTGGCCTCCGGTGAGCCCGACCCGCCGCTCGATGTCCGGCGGCCCGAGCACCTCGTAGCTCTCCAGGCAGTCGCCGAAATCCGGAGCGAACCGGCCGATCAGGTCGATGAACTGCCGCGCCACCTCGTCCCGCCGCGCCTCCCAGCCGCCGTTCATCGCGTACGGAGCGTACTGTCCGAAGACACTCATCAGGTGCCGTCCCTCCGGCGCCGGCGAGGGGTCGTGGCCGGTCTGCACGTAGATCTCGCCGAAGCCGACGGCAGGCTCCCCCGCGTCGCAGCGCTCGAACGCCTTCTGCGCGTCCGCGAGGCCCGTGGTGGCGTTCACCACCCCTTTGGCCATGAACGTCGCGCCGGGGGCCGCGGTCCAGGACGGCAGCGCGCGCAGCGCCGCATTGAACTTCACCACGGGGCTGCGGATGTCCCACTCCTCGACGCGCCGCCGGTAGTCCGCAGGCGCGGCGCCGGCGGCGAGCATCGTCATGAGGCGCTTGGGGTCGGCGTTGCAGACGATCGTGCCGGCGGCGATGAACGTGCCGTCCTCCAGGCGCACCCCCTCGCCGGGGATCACCTCGCCGACCGGCACACCGGTGGCGAGCACGGCGCCGGCCTCGCGCGCGGCGTCGGCGATGGCGAAGCTCACCACCCCCATGCCGCCGCGCACGTACCCCCACACGGCGCCTTCTCCGTCGATCTCCCCGGCGAAGTGCATGAGCTTGACCGCGGCGGTGCCGGGGTCGTACGGACCGGCGTAGGTGCCGATGATCCCCTGGCCGAACAACGCGTCCTTGAGCCGCCGGTCGGTGACGAACTCCTCCAGCACGTCGGCGATGGAGGCGTGGAAGACCACGTCCCGCATCA
The window above is part of the Sphaerisporangium rubeum genome. Proteins encoded here:
- a CDS encoding phytoene desaturase family protein — translated: MNDIAERLGVVGLPEPVAELAARRFDVIVVGGGHNGLTCAAYLARAGRSVLVLEARDRLGGACTLDRPFPDDRYVISPCAYVIGLLDETVIRDLSLNRRGLEVYLADPQLWVPFDDGTAFGQWLDDGRTLEGLRGLGLSRRDIAGYFAYEDLFDQIRIRLRKGARDTWAGDAPSRAELEELLAGEDLMRDVVFHASIADVLEEFVTDRRLKDALFGQGIIGTYAGPYDPGTAAVKLMHFAGEIDGEGAVWGYVRGGMGVVSFAIADAAREAGAVLATGVPVGEVIPGEGVRLEDGTFIAAGTIVCNADPKRLMTMLAAGAAPADYRRRVEEWDIRSPVVKFNAALRALPSWTAAPGATFMAKGVVNATTGLADAQKAFERCDAGEPAVGFGEIYVQTGHDPSPAPEGRHLMSVFGQYAPYAMNGGWEARRDEVARQFIDLIGRFAPDFGDCLESYEVLGPPDIERRVGLTGGHIFQGEVRPDQMWENRLTPRTPIPGLYLCGAATHPGGSVIALNGKNAAAAVLADEVPT